In Gemmatimonadota bacterium, the DNA window CTGGTTATGTGATTTGATGACGCCCATCGAACTGGGGATTTCTCCTAAAGATGATCGGCAACCAGTAGGCTATAATGGTATTTTCAAACTCATAGGTCGTTTGGTATATGGGGAAGAAGTGAGAGATACATTTCCGATTCCTTCGGTTGACGAATATATCCGAAATTGTATGAATGTAATCAATCAGAAAGATATTCGCGACCGGGAGGTTCTTATCTATCCACTGGACTTCCCCGATCCAGAAGGTGAGTTCTTCGGATATGATCAGAGGGAAGTCTATTCACTCAATGGCGCACAGTATCCAAAAGGTACCAAAGACCTAATTGCACTCTTGTATCAAATTATTATCCCTATTGTCGCCATCGAAACACATTCATATGTGCTTGGTAAAAGTGAAGCATTTCAACTTTATAGGAACCACATCAATGATGCTTGGGCAGATTTTTTGACCGATATATGGGAAACCTGTAGAACGCAATGGGAGTATTGCATTCCTGAAGAAGCACATGCAAAGCAAAAATTGCGAAGTATATGTGAAAAAGTATTGGAACTTGAGAACCACTATTTATTGATTTACAGAGATTTCTGGCTCAAAAAGTTAAATGATACATCAAGTCTGCCGCAAGCCCTGTTTCGCTTCACAGATGTTATTTACCCAGATGATGAAGTTCTCAATGCTTTAAAGGCATTCGAGCATTCTAATGAAAGGTGGATGCATATCGCGAATGATACGATTGAAAGGATTGAATGTTGCCGACAAGACGTAACCTTGTGCAGTGAGGCGAAACGTGAGTAATGAGTGGTGGACCACCTTTTTTTCTGGAAACTGGCTCGACGTTCAAAGAAACATGCGAGCAGAGCGTACCTCAGAAGAGGTAAACTTTCTGGTGCGCGTGCTCAATTTGAAGCCAGGATGTCGGGTTCTCGATGTGCCGTGTGGCAATGGCAGATTGGCGATTCCGCTGGCTGAGAGAGGCTATAAAGTAACCGGCGTTGACATTACAACCGTCCTTCTTCAAGAGGCGCAATCCGCTTCACAAGGAGCGAATCCTGGTCTTGAGCTTGTTGAGATGGATATGAGGGATCTGTCCTGGATTGAGACATTTGATGCAGCATTCTGTTTTTGGGGAAGTTTCGGATACTTCGACGACGACGGAAATAGGCGATTCCTCGAGGCAGTGCATCGAACGCTCAAGACTGGTTCGAAATTTGCTCTGGATATTCCCAACGTCGCTGAAACAATACTCCCAAGACTCCAGCTTCGCAGTTGGAGCAAAGTAGGTGAAACAACTGTCCTGGAGGACATAAAATACAGACACACGGAGAGCCGGATTGATACTGAATGGACTCTGGTTGCGAACGGAATTTCCGAGACGAAGACAAGCTCCATGCAGGTCTATGGATTTCGAGAGTTGACATTCCTCTTTTCCGAGGTAGGTTTCGAGGTGTGCGATACTTTTTCGTCACTGGATTGCGAGCCCTATGAGCTGGGCAGACGTGCATACTTCATAGTGAGAAAAATGTAACTTTGAAAATAGATCGACTTCGGCTAACAACACGGTGTTCCGCTGCGGTGCTGGTGGCGCCTTGGCCTACGACAACCCGCTTTGTGGGTTCGCAAACCGGCATAACGTTATACGCCAGCAGGAAAATCTATGGAGCTGTTCTGATGCAATTCTACATTGAACCATTGGATCAATCAAATGCTGAGAAAATTGCTTCATGGCATTATGAGGATGAATACGCCTTTTATGATCCTGAAGCGGATCCCGAAGATTTAGCAGAGCTTCTTAATCCTGCTCTTCGGGGCGAGTCCATGTTCGCTGTTCGAGATGGCGCAGGCGAATTAGTGGGGTTCTTTGCGTTCCAGAACAAAGAAGGCGTAGTGATTTTTGGTTTAGGACTTCATCCAGATCTAACGGGTAAAGGTTTAGGGGCAGATTTTGTTCGCGCAGGTTTGGTTTTTGCACAATCTCGATTCTCACCGAAAACCATCCAACTTCATGTTGCGGCTTTCAATAAACGAGCAATCAAGGTATATAAACGAGTTGGTTTTAGGGAAGTTGAACACTATATGAATAGGACAAATGGAGGCGAGTTCGACTTCATCCGAATGGAATTGATAGATGGGCTAAA includes these proteins:
- a CDS encoding nucleotidyltransferase domain-containing protein; this encodes MPLSEEDENLLENTLNSVSLTNSTGYSQVDQIIQGVIGIFERIFPDRICSYYLVGSYANGTAISTSDLDIHPLFKGGYSKKERSKARQIGWLCDLMTPIELGISPKDDRQPVGYNGIFKLIGRLVYGEEVRDTFPIPSVDEYIRNCMNVINQKDIRDREVLIYPLDFPDPEGEFFGYDQREVYSLNGAQYPKGTKDLIALLYQIIIPIVAIETHSYVLGKSEAFQLYRNHINDAWADFLTDIWETCRTQWEYCIPEEAHAKQKLRSICEKVLELENHYLLIYRDFWLKKLNDTSSLPQALFRFTDVIYPDDEVLNALKAFEHSNERWMHIANDTIERIECCRQDVTLCSEAKRE
- a CDS encoding methyltransferase domain-containing protein; translation: MSNEWWTTFFSGNWLDVQRNMRAERTSEEVNFLVRVLNLKPGCRVLDVPCGNGRLAIPLAERGYKVTGVDITTVLLQEAQSASQGANPGLELVEMDMRDLSWIETFDAAFCFWGSFGYFDDDGNRRFLEAVHRTLKTGSKFALDIPNVAETILPRLQLRSWSKVGETTVLEDIKYRHTESRIDTEWTLVANGISETKTSSMQVYGFRELTFLFSEVGFEVCDTFSSLDCEPYELGRRAYFIVRKM
- a CDS encoding GNAT family protein — translated: MQFYIEPLDQSNAEKIASWHYEDEYAFYDPEADPEDLAELLNPALRGESMFAVRDGAGELVGFFAFQNKEGVVIFGLGLHPDLTGKGLGADFVRAGLVFAQSRFSPKTIQLHVAAFNKRAIKVYKRVGFREVEHYMNRTNGGEFDFIRMELIDGLNQ